One Novipirellula galeiformis DNA window includes the following coding sequences:
- a CDS encoding DUF305 domain-containing protein, translating to MTQYRIFAAMIATSTVVMLLLMYLNTYAIDHIYWSETRFYMALMMGATMATIMLAFMLGMYKSKKKNIAIFATSFVVFAAALYLVRSQQTVQDVSWMKAMIPHHSIAILTSERAEISDPRVRELADAIIATQKKEIAEMKTLIADLENK from the coding sequence GTGACCCAGTACCGTATTTTTGCCGCCATGATCGCGACATCCACGGTCGTGATGCTCTTGTTGATGTACTTGAATACTTATGCGATCGATCACATTTATTGGAGCGAAACCCGCTTTTACATGGCACTAATGATGGGGGCGACCATGGCGACAATCATGCTGGCGTTCATGCTTGGCATGTACAAAAGCAAGAAGAAAAATATCGCCATCTTTGCCACAAGCTTCGTTGTCTTCGCTGCGGCGTTGTATTTGGTTCGAAGCCAACAGACCGTTCAAGACGTTTCTTGGATGAAAGCGATGATTCCTCACCACTCGATTGCCATCCTAACCAGCGAGCGAGCGGAGATTAGCGACCCGCGAGTCCGTGAATTAGCGGATGCGATCATCGCGACTCAAAAGAAAGAGATCGCTGAGATGAAAACGCTAATCGCTGACTTAGAGAACAAGTAA
- a CDS encoding efflux RND transporter permease subunit, whose product MLDSIIKFSLRYRMLIVVISLAVLVYGSYLATQMSIDVFPDLDRPRVVIITEAPGLATEEVETLVTQPIEIALLGANGVQAVRSQSTAGLNVIYIEFDWSTEIRAARQTVQERLATLEGILPVGIRPQMTPPSSIMGQIVVAGIYRQDGPGGGRLAQVGNTEMMAEILVGADGKPQIQIWQPEDRHDLSTWTKLEPTHLHWNDDLNTGSGLQSGPLGTATVLINGSTHEANFFSEAKQQLELRTVADWIVRPRLLKVTGVAEVFMLGGDRKQYQILIDPTALLEYDVTVQDVERALRASNINTSGGFAVTGETERPIRILGRLGPQSRVVIEDLKKVPVGNHPKRSVLLEQVARVTEGPQFKRGDGSVDGRPGIVFTTVKQPHIDTRKLTDDVAQAFAEVEASLPADIVVNSELFRLKNFIDRGIFNVAEALVIGAVLVIIVLFLFLLNFRTTFITLTAIPLSLVLTTLVFRVIGMLSGSELSINVMTLGGIAVAMGELVDDAIVDVENIFRRLKQNNALPSETQKPSIVVVFEASKEIRSSIVFGTAVVILSFMPLFALSGVEGRLFTPLGFAYIVSILASFVVSMTVTPVLSYYLLPQSGATHHEGDGFLLRGLKHLVTPLIRLSMAMPGTLLILTWIGVGLAAWQMSQMGKNFLPPFDEGSIQVNVNLPPGSSLDASNQVSRSIDSVFQSMRKTREHPAGEILHFVRRTGRAEMDEHASPVNSGEYILSMNPDSPSERDEIIARLRAKISDEVPGVDIEVEQPLAHLISHMISGVYAQIAIKIHGDDLDTLQRLAEQVKRTIEDVPGITPPIVEPIQETAELHIELRADDLALYGLTRQYVADVLQTALQGEVVSQVLEGQRRFDLLVRLEEEYRTDYANLDRLRIDLPHVDGDAERGQIELHEVANVGEGTGPNSVNRENARRRIVIRCNTEGRDLAGAVGEIKQRVSAQVQLPVGYFIEYGGQFESQQRATQMIIVLAAISVVGMFVVLLILFPSVRIVLQVLNALPTAFIGGVMALLITQQSLTVASLVGFISLGGIAVRNGILLVTHYFHLMKEEGEVFSQAMIVRGSLERLAPVLMTALTAGIGLIPLVLGGQEPGREILYPVATVILGGLTTSTFCEFLIHPGLFWKFSGKDAIAIENRRLSIDEFDASRNPNL is encoded by the coding sequence ATGTTAGATTCAATTATCAAGTTTTCGCTTCGCTATCGGATGCTGATCGTCGTGATCAGTTTGGCGGTGTTGGTGTATGGTTCGTACCTTGCCACACAAATGTCGATTGACGTTTTTCCTGACCTCGACCGACCTCGCGTGGTTATCATCACCGAAGCGCCCGGCTTGGCGACCGAAGAAGTTGAAACGCTGGTGACTCAGCCCATTGAAATCGCGCTGTTGGGGGCCAACGGAGTGCAAGCGGTCCGCAGCCAGTCGACTGCGGGGCTGAACGTCATCTATATCGAGTTTGATTGGTCGACCGAAATTCGCGCGGCCCGGCAAACGGTGCAAGAGCGATTGGCCACACTCGAAGGCATTCTGCCCGTTGGCATTCGCCCTCAAATGACCCCTCCATCGTCGATCATGGGGCAAATCGTCGTCGCCGGTATTTATCGTCAGGATGGCCCCGGCGGCGGACGACTAGCTCAGGTCGGCAATACCGAGATGATGGCCGAGATCCTGGTGGGAGCTGACGGCAAACCGCAGATTCAAATTTGGCAACCGGAGGACCGTCATGATCTGTCGACCTGGACTAAGTTGGAACCAACCCACCTGCATTGGAATGACGATCTGAATACTGGCTCGGGCTTGCAATCGGGGCCGCTGGGAACGGCCACGGTTCTGATCAACGGCAGTACCCACGAAGCGAATTTTTTCAGCGAAGCCAAACAGCAACTTGAACTTCGCACCGTCGCCGATTGGATTGTCCGTCCTCGACTATTGAAAGTCACCGGCGTGGCGGAAGTATTCATGCTTGGCGGCGACCGCAAACAATACCAGATCCTGATCGATCCAACCGCGCTGCTCGAATACGACGTCACCGTCCAAGATGTCGAACGGGCGCTGCGGGCCAGTAATATCAACACGAGTGGTGGATTTGCCGTGACAGGCGAAACCGAGCGTCCCATTCGCATCCTCGGGCGATTGGGGCCTCAGTCGCGAGTGGTCATCGAAGACCTGAAGAAGGTTCCGGTGGGTAATCATCCCAAACGCTCTGTTTTGCTCGAACAGGTCGCTCGCGTCACCGAAGGGCCTCAATTCAAACGGGGCGACGGCAGCGTCGATGGTCGTCCGGGAATTGTCTTTACCACCGTAAAACAACCGCACATCGATACTCGAAAACTGACCGACGATGTTGCGCAGGCGTTTGCGGAAGTCGAAGCGTCGTTGCCGGCGGACATCGTCGTCAATAGTGAACTGTTTCGCTTGAAGAACTTCATTGATCGGGGCATCTTCAACGTCGCCGAAGCCCTCGTTATCGGCGCCGTCTTGGTCATCATCGTGCTGTTTTTGTTTTTGCTGAATTTCCGTACGACCTTTATCACACTAACCGCCATTCCCTTGTCGCTAGTGCTCACGACGCTAGTGTTTCGCGTGATCGGGATGCTCAGCGGCAGCGAGTTGTCGATCAACGTGATGACGCTTGGCGGCATCGCCGTTGCGATGGGTGAGTTGGTCGATGACGCGATCGTTGATGTCGAAAATATCTTTCGTCGATTGAAACAGAACAACGCTTTGCCAAGCGAAACGCAGAAGCCATCCATCGTCGTGGTCTTCGAGGCGAGCAAAGAAATTCGTAGCTCGATTGTGTTCGGCACCGCCGTCGTGATCCTGTCGTTTATGCCGCTGTTTGCCCTCTCCGGCGTCGAAGGTCGCTTGTTCACACCGCTGGGGTTTGCCTATATCGTTTCGATCCTGGCTTCATTCGTGGTGTCGATGACGGTCACTCCCGTGCTGTCGTATTACCTGCTGCCTCAATCCGGTGCGACCCATCATGAAGGCGACGGTTTCTTGCTTCGTGGTTTGAAGCATCTGGTTACGCCGCTGATTCGACTGAGCATGGCGATGCCCGGCACACTGTTGATCTTGACCTGGATTGGCGTGGGGCTCGCCGCTTGGCAAATGTCACAGATGGGCAAAAACTTTTTGCCTCCGTTTGATGAAGGCAGCATTCAGGTCAACGTCAATTTGCCGCCCGGTTCGTCGCTGGACGCATCGAATCAAGTGTCTCGGTCGATTGATTCGGTGTTCCAATCGATGCGGAAAACCCGTGAGCATCCCGCCGGCGAGATTTTGCACTTTGTTCGCCGCACCGGGCGTGCCGAGATGGACGAGCACGCATCGCCCGTCAATTCGGGAGAATACATACTCAGTATGAATCCCGATTCGCCAAGCGAGCGTGACGAAATCATCGCTCGACTGCGAGCAAAGATCAGCGACGAGGTTCCGGGCGTGGACATCGAGGTGGAACAACCGCTCGCGCATTTGATCAGTCATATGATCTCGGGCGTGTACGCTCAAATTGCGATTAAAATTCACGGCGATGATCTCGACACATTGCAGCGGTTGGCTGAACAGGTGAAGCGGACGATCGAAGACGTTCCCGGTATTACACCGCCCATCGTCGAACCGATTCAAGAAACAGCGGAACTGCATATCGAATTGCGAGCTGACGATTTGGCGCTGTACGGATTGACGCGACAATACGTTGCCGACGTTTTGCAGACGGCACTACAAGGGGAAGTGGTTTCGCAGGTCTTAGAGGGACAACGTCGATTCGATTTGCTGGTGCGTCTCGAAGAGGAATATCGGACGGACTACGCCAACCTGGATCGACTTCGTATCGACTTGCCCCATGTTGATGGCGATGCCGAACGCGGCCAAATTGAACTGCATGAGGTCGCCAATGTTGGTGAGGGGACGGGGCCGAACTCGGTGAATCGCGAGAACGCGCGACGCCGAATCGTGATTCGCTGCAACACCGAAGGCCGCGACTTGGCCGGCGCGGTAGGCGAGATAAAACAGCGTGTTTCTGCTCAAGTTCAATTGCCCGTTGGCTATTTCATTGAATACGGCGGCCAATTTGAAAGCCAACAGCGGGCGACTCAGATGATCATCGTGCTGGCCGCGATCTCGGTCGTCGGTATGTTTGTCGTGTTGTTAATTCTGTTCCCTTCGGTGCGGATTGTCTTACAGGTTTTGAACGCCTTGCCGACCGCGTTCATCGGCGGTGTGATGGCACTTTTGATCACCCAACAAAGTTTGACGGTCGCGAGTTTGGTCGGATTCATTTCGCTTGGCGGGATCGCGGTCCGCAACGGCATTCTGCTGGTCACTCACTATTTCCACCTGATGAAAGAAGAGGGAGAAGTGTTCAGCCAGGCGATGATCGTTCGTGGCAGTCTGGAACGGCTTGCCCCCGTTTTAATGACCGCTCTGACTGCGGGGATTGGGCTGATTCCACTCGTCTTGGGCGGGCAAGAACCAGGCCGCGAAATCCTGTACCCAGTGGCAACGGTGATTCTCGGCGGATTGACCACGTCGACGTTTTGTGAGTTCTTGATTCACCCCGGATTGTTTTGGAAGTTCAGCGGCAAAGACGCCATTGCGATTGAAAATCGGCGATTGTCGATTGACGAATTCGATGCCTCTCGAAATCCAAATTTATAA
- a CDS encoding four helix bundle protein, with the protein MNDSELKKRTKQLALRVMKLVGALPKDAVGRPIGNQLIRSATSVGANYRAACRGRSRAEFVSKLSIVIEEADECCYWLELIIEGDLLPKEKVEALLDEANQITAIMVASRKTAKGE; encoded by the coding sequence ATGAATGATTCGGAATTGAAGAAGAGGACAAAGCAGCTTGCACTGAGGGTGATGAAGCTCGTCGGTGCTTTGCCGAAAGATGCAGTCGGGCGTCCCATCGGCAATCAATTGATCCGGAGTGCGACATCTGTTGGGGCGAACTATCGAGCCGCGTGTCGCGGGCGTTCGAGAGCTGAGTTCGTCTCAAAGCTTAGCATCGTCATCGAGGAAGCAGACGAATGTTGCTACTGGCTCGAACTCATTATTGAAGGCGACCTTTTACCAAAGGAGAAAGTCGAAGCACTACTCGACGAAGCGAATCAAATCACGGCAATCATGGTCGCATCCCGAAAAACAGCCAAAGGTGAATGA
- a CDS encoding efflux RND transporter periplasmic adaptor subunit: protein MKKPLKSLLNALLGPAIIIVVVAAIWFFRAELWGSHEAVETPTASPSGKSDEKQTVLEISGQARRNLGLVSKPARPQTYWRSVTIPGVVADRPGVSDRGVTSPAVGIVTAIHAFPGDTMRPGDSLFTLRLFSEYLQNTQTQLFKANQETLIVQAELDRLSSAASVGAISQGKMIELRANLTRQQAVIQSSRQDLLTRGLLPDQIDQVQQQGEFVSTIEVTAPPLMPQTSLEDGHGNAVRQASLVTDSVSPNDVAYEVQELSVEMGQQVQAGQLLAKLSNHQSLYVIGHAFKREASFLEQAAEANRAVEIEFAEVNTADWPVVEQTFVIRHLSNTIDPDSRTFDFFVPLSNQSHAYEKLGNTFLVWRFRPGQRARIRVPVEQFENVFVLPAEAVVREGPEAYVFRQNGDLFKQLPVHVLHEDRLAIVIANDGSISPGSYLAQSSAASLNRVLKSQSASGKAPGVHVHADGTVHAAH, encoded by the coding sequence ATGAAGAAACCTTTGAAATCACTCTTAAACGCTTTGCTTGGGCCCGCAATCATCATCGTCGTCGTCGCGGCGATCTGGTTCTTTCGTGCCGAATTATGGGGCAGCCACGAAGCGGTTGAAACGCCGACGGCTAGCCCATCGGGCAAGTCCGACGAGAAGCAAACTGTGCTCGAAATCAGTGGCCAAGCGAGGAGGAACCTTGGCTTGGTATCCAAGCCCGCGCGGCCACAGACGTACTGGCGATCGGTCACGATTCCAGGTGTCGTTGCTGATCGTCCTGGCGTGTCCGACCGCGGTGTCACCTCGCCCGCGGTCGGTATCGTTACCGCGATCCACGCCTTTCCCGGTGACACCATGCGTCCCGGCGACTCGCTATTCACGTTACGATTGTTCAGCGAGTACTTGCAGAACACGCAGACGCAGTTGTTCAAGGCCAATCAAGAAACACTCATCGTTCAAGCGGAATTAGACCGGTTGTCGAGTGCCGCCTCGGTGGGAGCGATTTCTCAAGGCAAGATGATTGAGCTGCGGGCTAACTTGACTCGCCAGCAAGCGGTCATTCAATCCTCGCGTCAAGATTTGTTGACCCGTGGATTGCTTCCCGATCAGATCGACCAAGTGCAACAGCAAGGTGAGTTTGTTTCGACAATCGAAGTTACGGCGCCGCCGTTGATGCCTCAAACGTCGCTTGAGGATGGTCATGGAAACGCAGTTCGCCAAGCCAGTTTGGTCACTGATTCGGTCTCGCCCAACGACGTGGCTTATGAAGTTCAAGAGTTGAGCGTGGAGATGGGCCAGCAGGTCCAGGCCGGCCAATTGCTGGCCAAACTATCCAATCATCAATCGTTGTACGTGATCGGTCATGCGTTCAAACGCGAGGCGTCGTTTCTAGAGCAGGCGGCCGAGGCGAATCGTGCGGTCGAGATTGAGTTTGCCGAAGTCAACACGGCAGATTGGCCCGTGGTAGAGCAAACGTTCGTGATTCGACATCTCTCCAATACGATCGATCCCGACAGCCGCACGTTCGATTTCTTCGTGCCGCTTTCGAATCAGTCGCATGCCTATGAAAAATTGGGGAACACATTTCTGGTGTGGCGTTTTCGACCAGGCCAACGGGCACGGATTCGAGTTCCGGTCGAGCAATTTGAAAACGTCTTTGTGTTGCCTGCTGAAGCGGTGGTGCGAGAAGGACCCGAGGCGTATGTGTTTCGCCAGAACGGCGATTTGTTCAAGCAACTGCCCGTCCATGTACTGCACGAAGATCGTCTTGCAATCGTGATCGCCAATGACGGCAGCATTTCACCGGGTAGCTATCTGGCCCAGAGTTCCGCTGCTTCGCTTAATCGGGTGCTCAAGTCACAGTCGGCTAGCGGAAAAGCTCCCGGTGTGCATGTGCATGCTGACGGTACGGTGCACGCGGCACATTGA
- a CDS encoding efflux RND transporter permease subunit has product MSDSHPNPLDSSLSTARRTMLGRIIWFCLTNKLVVLLLVIATMVWGVMVAPFDWQVGALPRDPVPVDAIPDIGENQQIVFTEWMGRSPQDVEDQIGYPLTVALLGIPEVKTIRSYSMFGFSSIYIIFGEDADFYWSRTRVLEKLNSLPSGTLPTGVQPTLGPDATALGQVFLYTLEGRDPEGQPTGGWDPRELRTIQDYYVRYSLTSAEGVSEVASIGGFVQEYQIDVDPDAMRAAGVTLANVFESVRMTNVDVGARTIELNKVEYVIRGLGFVEQVEDLEKTVVKVTDNVPITVKDVATVSLGPALRRGALDKAGSEAVGGVAVVRYGFNPLSAIKNIKQRVKEVSPGLPMKVVVDYTRVTTREVDDYADLHGLNAITAGNTNDAAWVKHLRSIPTERWPAWITTSQVAIVPFYDRTGLIYETLGTLNTALSEEILVTIIVILVMVVHLRGSFLISALLPLAVLMCFIAMKSFGVDANIVALSGIAIAIGTMVDMGIILTENILKYLDEADPDEDRMPLIFRASHEVAGAVLTAVSTTVVSFLPVFTMIGAEGKLFRPLAFTKTFALVASVVVALTIIPPAAHMLMGGRLRSTLLLRVAWLGLLVAGITASIMLVWWIGGILIGLATFKLWEDRIPERFRHYGPTAASVLAVIVVAVLLTDHWLPLGPEKGLLRNLMFVGLLIGGILGFFTVFQRCLYEPTLRWCLNHKLMFLSLPTVILIWGGCAWLGFDRVFGFVPRTLAAVGVPEVTVRTSSPWQAASTALPGLGKEFMPPLDEGSFLYMPTTMPHASIGEAMDVMQLQNQLLISIPEVESVVGKIGRADSPLDPAPVSMIETYITYKSEYKTDKNGHRLEFEYDDATGEFVRDPNGELIADDGGRPFRQWRDEIQNPNDIWQAITEAAEIPGTTSAPKLQPIAARIVMLQSGMRAPMGMKIKGPNLETIERVALEMEAMLKQVPSVQASAVIADRIVGKPYLEIDIDRDAIVRYGLHIRTVQDVIEVAIGGRQITTTVEGRERFPVRVRYARELRDDIESLERILVPAPTGQQIPLGQLADIRYLRGPQVIKSEDTFLIGYVLFDMKPGNAEVDVVEDAQAFLETKIASGELTLPAGVTYTFAGNYENQLRSQKTLSIVLPLALGIIFLILYLQFKSAITTSLVFSGIMIAWAGGFIMLWLYGTEWFLNFELFGTNMRELFQVHTINLSVAVWVGFLALFGIASDDGVVIASYLDESFRKERIANANQAREATVIAGMRRVRPCLMTTATTLLALIPVLTSTGRGSDIMVPMAIPSFGGMTIAIITMLVVPVLYCSVMEWKLRLGINDERFAENA; this is encoded by the coding sequence ATGTCTGACTCTCACCCCAATCCTCTGGACTCTTCTCTGTCCACCGCGCGGCGGACGATGCTCGGACGTATCATCTGGTTCTGTCTGACCAACAAGTTGGTCGTGTTGCTATTGGTCATCGCGACAATGGTTTGGGGTGTGATGGTCGCGCCATTCGATTGGCAAGTCGGTGCGTTGCCTCGCGACCCGGTACCGGTCGACGCGATCCCTGATATAGGCGAGAACCAACAAATTGTCTTCACCGAGTGGATGGGCCGTAGTCCGCAAGATGTCGAAGACCAAATCGGCTATCCGCTAACCGTGGCCCTGCTCGGGATTCCCGAGGTCAAGACGATCCGGAGCTATTCGATGTTCGGATTCTCGAGCATCTATATCATCTTTGGCGAAGACGCCGATTTCTATTGGTCGCGAACACGGGTGCTGGAAAAACTAAACAGTCTGCCCTCGGGCACGCTGCCCACCGGCGTGCAGCCCACGCTTGGGCCTGATGCCACCGCGCTCGGGCAAGTCTTTCTCTATACGCTCGAAGGTCGTGACCCTGAGGGGCAACCCACAGGCGGTTGGGATCCGCGTGAACTCAGGACGATCCAAGATTATTACGTTCGCTACTCGCTCACGTCCGCTGAAGGTGTCAGTGAAGTTGCGTCGATTGGCGGCTTTGTCCAAGAATATCAAATCGATGTCGATCCCGATGCGATGCGTGCCGCTGGCGTGACGCTGGCCAATGTGTTCGAGTCGGTGCGGATGACCAATGTGGACGTCGGTGCGAGAACGATCGAGCTGAATAAAGTCGAGTATGTGATTCGCGGACTGGGCTTTGTTGAGCAAGTCGAGGACCTGGAAAAGACGGTCGTGAAAGTGACCGACAATGTGCCGATCACGGTCAAGGACGTCGCGACGGTATCGCTCGGGCCGGCGCTGCGTCGCGGAGCACTTGATAAAGCGGGCAGCGAAGCGGTCGGTGGGGTTGCGGTGGTGCGATATGGATTCAATCCGCTGTCGGCGATCAAGAATATCAAACAACGCGTCAAGGAAGTTTCGCCTGGCTTGCCGATGAAGGTCGTTGTCGATTACACCCGGGTGACCACACGCGAGGTGGACGACTATGCCGACTTGCACGGATTGAACGCAATCACTGCGGGTAATACCAACGATGCTGCGTGGGTGAAGCACCTGCGCAGCATCCCCACCGAGCGATGGCCCGCGTGGATTACGACTAGCCAAGTTGCGATCGTGCCGTTCTATGACCGGACGGGATTGATCTATGAAACGCTCGGTACGCTCAATACGGCGCTGAGCGAAGAAATTTTGGTCACGATCATCGTCATCCTGGTGATGGTGGTTCACCTGCGAGGCTCGTTCTTGATCAGTGCCCTGCTGCCGTTGGCGGTGTTGATGTGTTTCATTGCGATGAAGTCATTTGGGGTGGATGCCAACATCGTCGCACTGTCGGGCATCGCGATTGCGATCGGGACGATGGTCGACATGGGGATCATTCTGACCGAGAACATCTTGAAGTATCTCGACGAAGCTGATCCCGACGAAGATCGGATGCCGTTGATTTTCAGAGCGTCGCATGAAGTCGCTGGAGCGGTCTTGACCGCAGTGTCCACCACCGTGGTCAGTTTTCTACCCGTGTTCACGATGATCGGAGCGGAAGGCAAATTGTTTAGGCCGCTCGCGTTTACTAAAACCTTTGCGTTGGTCGCTTCGGTCGTGGTCGCACTGACGATCATTCCTCCTGCGGCTCACATGTTGATGGGAGGCCGGCTTCGTTCGACGCTGCTTTTGCGTGTGGCGTGGTTGGGACTCTTGGTCGCGGGGATTACGGCATCGATCATGCTCGTTTGGTGGATCGGGGGCATTTTGATTGGATTGGCGACCTTCAAATTGTGGGAAGACCGCATTCCCGAGCGGTTTAGGCACTACGGACCTACTGCGGCGAGTGTTTTGGCGGTGATCGTCGTCGCCGTGCTGTTGACGGATCACTGGTTGCCGTTGGGGCCCGAGAAAGGTCTGCTGAGAAACCTGATGTTTGTTGGGCTGTTGATCGGCGGCATCCTCGGGTTCTTCACCGTGTTTCAGCGTTGTCTGTATGAGCCGACTTTGCGTTGGTGTTTGAACCACAAGTTGATGTTTCTTTCATTGCCAACGGTGATTCTGATATGGGGTGGGTGTGCATGGCTCGGGTTTGATCGCGTCTTTGGTTTTGTGCCGCGGACATTGGCCGCCGTTGGGGTGCCCGAAGTAACCGTCCGCACGTCGTCGCCTTGGCAAGCGGCGTCGACTGCGCTTCCTGGGCTGGGCAAAGAGTTCATGCCGCCGCTCGACGAAGGTTCGTTTCTGTACATGCCCACCACCATGCCGCACGCTTCGATTGGCGAGGCGATGGACGTCATGCAATTGCAAAATCAATTGCTGATTTCGATTCCCGAAGTCGAGTCGGTGGTGGGTAAGATCGGCCGCGCCGACAGCCCGCTAGATCCCGCGCCGGTGTCGATGATTGAAACCTACATCACCTACAAATCCGAATACAAAACAGACAAAAACGGTCATCGGTTGGAATTCGAGTACGATGACGCAACGGGTGAATTTGTGCGTGATCCGAACGGTGAATTAATTGCAGACGATGGCGGACGCCCGTTTCGTCAATGGCGAGATGAAATTCAAAATCCCAACGACATTTGGCAAGCGATCACCGAAGCGGCTGAGATCCCCGGGACAACGTCGGCGCCAAAGTTACAGCCGATCGCTGCTCGGATAGTCATGCTGCAAAGCGGGATGCGAGCCCCGATGGGGATGAAGATCAAAGGCCCCAATTTGGAAACCATCGAACGCGTCGCGCTCGAGATGGAAGCGATGCTCAAGCAGGTACCATCGGTACAAGCATCGGCCGTCATTGCCGATCGAATCGTGGGAAAGCCCTACTTGGAAATCGATATCGATCGCGACGCAATCGTGCGATATGGATTGCACATCCGTACGGTCCAGGACGTGATCGAAGTCGCGATCGGGGGGCGGCAAATTACGACGACGGTCGAAGGGCGAGAACGATTTCCTGTGCGAGTCCGCTACGCTCGTGAACTGCGTGATGATATTGAATCGCTCGAGCGAATTCTTGTTCCTGCACCTACGGGACAACAGATTCCGCTCGGTCAATTGGCCGACATTCGCTATCTACGCGGCCCGCAAGTGATCAAGAGTGAAGACACGTTCTTGATTGGCTACGTGCTGTTTGACATGAAGCCGGGCAATGCCGAAGTCGACGTTGTCGAAGATGCCCAGGCATTCTTGGAAACCAAGATTGCGTCAGGTGAATTGACGCTTCCGGCCGGCGTGACGTATACGTTCGCTGGCAATTACGAAAACCAACTTCGTTCTCAAAAGACGCTGTCGATCGTATTGCCACTGGCGCTTGGAATCATTTTCCTGATCCTTTATTTGCAATTTAAATCGGCGATCACGACGTCGCTGGTCTTTAGTGGGATCATGATCGCATGGGCTGGCGGATTTATCATGTTGTGGCTCTATGGCACCGAGTGGTTCCTCAATTTTGAGCTGTTTGGCACAAATATGCGTGAGCTGTTTCAAGTTCACACGATCAACCTCAGCGTTGCCGTTTGGGTTGGTTTCTTGGCGTTGTTCGGCATCGCAAGCGATGATGGCGTCGTGATCGCATCGTACTTGGACGAAAGTTTTCGCAAGGAGCGGATTGCAAACGCGAATCAAGCTCGCGAAGCTACCGTCATCGCCGGAATGCGACGCGTTCGTCCTTGTTTGATGACGACGGCAACGACACTGCTGGCCCTGATCCCGGTGCTCACTTCGACCGGCCGGGGTAGCGACATCATGGTGCCGATGGCGATCCCCAGTTTCGGCGGGATGACGATCGCGATCATCACGATGCTGGTGGTCCCGGTGCTGTACTGCAGCGTGATGGAATGGAAGCTGCGGCTAGGAATCAACGACGAGCGATTCGCCGAAAATGCCTGA